The Stieleria sp. JC731 genome has a segment encoding these proteins:
- a CDS encoding ECF-type sigma factor has translation MSADEITQILEKASDQNENVLDQLFPLVYEELRHVAQNMMRRERPGHSLQATALVHETFMRLMSQKNTATWEGRRHFFAAAAESMRRILIENARQKAGKKRGGHLKREEFELTIENSTTGAAMDPAWLIEFDDSLSSLEKVDSTSAQLIKMKVFAGLSVTETAELVGISKSKAYAHWAFARAMVADAFDIDKGE, from the coding sequence ATGAGCGCTGACGAGATTACGCAGATTCTTGAGAAAGCTTCTGACCAAAACGAAAACGTCCTCGATCAACTATTTCCGCTGGTCTACGAAGAACTGCGCCACGTGGCGCAGAATATGATGCGGCGTGAGCGACCGGGACACTCACTTCAAGCGACCGCTTTGGTCCACGAAACATTCATGCGGTTGATGAGTCAGAAGAACACTGCCACTTGGGAAGGCAGACGCCATTTTTTTGCGGCGGCGGCGGAGTCCATGCGGCGCATACTGATAGAGAATGCCAGGCAAAAGGCGGGCAAGAAGCGGGGTGGGCATTTAAAACGCGAAGAGTTTGAACTGACGATCGAGAACTCGACAACAGGTGCGGCTATGGACCCCGCATGGCTGATCGAGTTTGACGATTCGTTGAGTTCTCTTGAGAAAGTAGATTCGACATCAGCTCAACTGATCAAGATGAAGGTCTTTGCTGGTCTCTCTGTCACCGAAACTGCTGAGCTTGTAGGCATCTCCAAATCCAAAGCTTACGCTCACTGGGCCTTCGCCCGCGCGATGGTCGCGGACGCCTTCGATATTGATAAAGGCGAATAG
- a CDS encoding serine/threonine-protein kinase produces the protein MPSNTDLDSIREAFLDIYDLPKDGRDTALEQLKRQRSDLFEIVKQLLDAVETNPNAARIDAFNLVFNASAETEPSIASDTQISVGLPGVLKRRGNLSNELPRVRLQRSRSLPDFSNRAKEGRYLILEEIARGGMGAVFRAFDTDLGREVGIKVMLPQHLKSMSVFKRFVEEAQIGGQLQHPGIAPIYDAGMWENDCPYFAMKFVNGGTLGELLDHSDGRNDRSQLLNTFLHVCQAVGYAHQQGVIHRDLKPANIMVGEFGEVLVMDWGLAKVLSDNAKSEAIVRDVDLQSLSLTEETCGNENTIPLADFDSRDATEELDTRLGSLLGTPGYISPEQAQGRINDLGPTSDVFSLGAILFKILTGQSLYQGESQFTIISDSQQCQIARSLSLLNETVGDPVLRDLVRSCLAKEQDDRPRDAGDVGRRLEQYLTSVEERFRNSELELARSKARLIEEKKRRVFQFGFAASVIFALASLAVGIWWAEHKQAAYDASQALQKEQTMQQIQEDLTLAAAYASLQADEFPDESDLEAARSALSRVEKTSLSPALDSDLLRRANNIKSLVDGRLQELHLVQDLQSAYEREMEFRASQRRQQQQANQSSDFDWSTSRSEDGSSEEPPEPMLRVEPFVDPVERFSSAFKRWELSPESDVSETLKLLESLHNKHRNFVVACLDRWRVLLEEKIPFYRWQQCEWSNLQPIVLQSRGGDKLTPLGDGSILVSGENAWAGYDLIFESDTTQISAFRIEALLHDSLPNHGPGRQEGSGVGTLEGLNIEIAPIGNFENRQKASVSYAVSDYSWPKDPIRKDTWHLGYSGGRPHAAVFVLDTPIASDSGFRVWISNRDRNRDFQFSDESLGRFRWSCTHDPLATERISAAKRLWKIVDHFDKDPWRKQIRLGVNETNIDHVIELGSKGVTEATPIASLVQLADWIATIDDQTRTKYLADSVAWQNLADPKLTAKNGTKLQRLPDGSILASGPNPNDEVIEIEASLDKDMGALRLQAIPHDVETKVDGKWQTWSRSGKEAIGDVGLHDVACELIDADGNSTPLKIRPIANNLFGEWGLNDQISDGKGETFAHLWTHQNELNIYFALEEVVELSDERNLRLVVRISTGMGQGNNFGRLRIQTGSQKPNSERLLIVAANLLRKAVELQPDSYWARMSLLSTLFSLDQPDLDECRIHSAAAVALRPTRLGSQVMALETALAEIEQAELGELISVSRLIDRFAIHFPNSPLTKSSIERRRQRLLKLAEKSPEQFAEHENLTFEAFKDDARLLNWMAMRLESQFPDLADKFYQRSAELDPQPYIFYNIGMLEGVRRNRFAEAEVYFRQALELDPNFTEGLTSLAEVLRRQNKAGEALGFAKKSVHIDPNRPFAQNTLARVLSEHGEQRAAANAFIASDALEPGNIFKLSTISREYAWIHELGLARQYYKKALEFAPNNTTFIALAAEMTARLGNPETAIIELSKAIEQHPNDGVLLAARGKIFTWLGNRVRAEEDITKGYELSPNENFPRDTLIKWRITTDTFDKLFVGNREQKFRMPNLPNPLYWHLAYLQKTPDTLLKKTENWITENLSALPRFETLRSQSVRGAIHYRLGEIEESIALLQESIELRGEAAGKERFVLPMALQAAGRKEEATEAFESAEKWRKKVVPFDPSFSAIREEAASCLEIKVEPISTSE, from the coding sequence TTGCCTAGCAATACCGACTTGGACTCCATCCGTGAAGCATTTCTCGATATTTATGACTTGCCTAAAGACGGGCGCGACACAGCATTGGAGCAACTGAAACGCCAGCGTTCAGACCTTTTTGAAATCGTCAAACAATTGCTGGATGCTGTTGAGACTAATCCCAATGCGGCAAGAATAGATGCATTTAATTTAGTGTTCAATGCGTCTGCAGAAACCGAGCCAAGCATCGCTTCAGACACTCAAATAAGTGTCGGATTGCCAGGCGTTCTTAAGAGGCGAGGCAATCTATCAAACGAACTTCCTCGCGTACGTCTGCAACGAAGCCGAAGCCTACCTGACTTTTCGAATCGAGCGAAGGAAGGTCGCTACTTGATTCTTGAAGAGATCGCGCGCGGTGGAATGGGTGCGGTGTTTAGAGCTTTCGATACTGACCTCGGAAGGGAAGTTGGGATCAAAGTAATGTTGCCGCAACATCTAAAATCGATGTCTGTATTCAAGCGATTTGTTGAGGAAGCACAAATCGGAGGGCAATTACAGCACCCGGGAATTGCGCCCATTTATGACGCTGGCATGTGGGAAAATGATTGCCCCTATTTTGCGATGAAATTTGTCAACGGAGGCACTCTTGGTGAACTGCTAGACCACAGCGATGGCAGAAATGATCGTTCTCAGTTGCTCAATACATTTCTGCATGTTTGTCAGGCTGTCGGTTATGCCCACCAACAAGGCGTAATCCATCGAGACTTGAAGCCGGCAAACATCATGGTCGGAGAATTCGGAGAAGTGCTGGTGATGGACTGGGGTTTGGCAAAGGTGCTATCTGACAACGCTAAATCCGAAGCAATCGTCCGGGATGTAGATTTGCAATCACTTTCCTTGACGGAAGAAACTTGTGGTAATGAAAACACGATTCCGTTGGCCGACTTCGACTCCCGGGATGCAACTGAAGAGCTTGACACCAGACTTGGAAGTCTGTTGGGAACTCCCGGCTACATCTCACCGGAACAGGCGCAAGGGCGAATCAACGATCTTGGGCCAACGAGCGATGTCTTCTCACTAGGCGCGATTCTATTCAAGATCCTTACCGGCCAATCTCTCTACCAAGGCGAGAGCCAATTTACCATCATCAGTGACTCTCAGCAGTGTCAAATCGCTCGCTCGCTCAGTTTGCTTAACGAGACTGTTGGTGATCCTGTGCTACGAGACTTGGTTCGATCCTGCCTGGCTAAGGAACAAGATGATCGACCTCGTGATGCTGGAGACGTTGGACGGAGGCTTGAACAATACCTGACGTCTGTCGAAGAGCGTTTTCGAAATTCAGAATTAGAACTCGCTCGGTCCAAGGCTCGACTGATAGAAGAGAAGAAACGTCGCGTCTTTCAATTCGGCTTTGCTGCTTCCGTCATTTTTGCCCTAGCGTCATTAGCAGTTGGAATTTGGTGGGCAGAACACAAACAGGCTGCCTACGACGCATCTCAAGCCCTGCAAAAGGAGCAAACGATGCAACAAATCCAAGAAGACTTGACCCTTGCGGCAGCCTATGCCAGTCTGCAGGCTGATGAATTCCCGGATGAATCTGATCTGGAAGCTGCGAGGTCAGCACTTTCACGCGTCGAAAAAACATCGCTTTCACCTGCATTGGATTCTGATTTACTTCGACGCGCGAATAACATTAAAAGTCTCGTCGATGGTCGACTTCAGGAGCTGCACTTAGTGCAAGATCTTCAGTCAGCCTATGAGCGAGAGATGGAATTTCGAGCCTCTCAACGACGTCAACAACAACAGGCGAACCAGTCATCTGACTTCGATTGGTCGACGAGCCGTTCCGAAGATGGATCAAGTGAAGAACCTCCCGAGCCGATGCTTCGTGTCGAACCATTTGTTGATCCTGTAGAACGATTTTCTAGCGCATTTAAAAGATGGGAACTCTCACCGGAAAGCGACGTCTCTGAGACGCTGAAACTTCTGGAAAGCCTCCACAACAAACACCGAAATTTTGTAGTTGCCTGCCTCGATCGTTGGCGAGTCTTACTTGAAGAGAAGATTCCATTTTATCGTTGGCAACAATGTGAGTGGTCGAACCTGCAGCCGATCGTTCTTCAATCACGAGGTGGCGATAAACTTACCCCACTTGGCGATGGTTCAATTCTGGTCAGCGGTGAAAACGCTTGGGCCGGCTATGACCTGATCTTTGAATCGGATACGACACAGATATCTGCATTTCGAATCGAAGCTCTGCTACACGATTCACTTCCAAACCACGGACCGGGACGACAAGAGGGCTCCGGAGTAGGGACACTGGAAGGACTTAACATCGAGATTGCTCCAATCGGCAATTTTGAAAACAGACAGAAGGCGAGTGTCTCTTACGCCGTTTCGGATTACTCATGGCCGAAAGATCCGATTCGCAAAGATACCTGGCACTTAGGTTATAGCGGAGGCCGTCCGCACGCAGCCGTCTTTGTGCTCGACACGCCAATAGCCAGCGACAGCGGATTTCGAGTTTGGATCTCCAATAGAGATCGCAATCGAGATTTCCAATTTTCTGACGAATCACTCGGAAGATTCCGTTGGTCATGCACACATGATCCATTGGCAACAGAACGCATCTCGGCAGCGAAGCGTTTATGGAAGATTGTCGATCATTTCGACAAAGACCCTTGGCGAAAGCAAATTCGCTTGGGAGTCAACGAAACAAACATCGATCATGTCATCGAGTTGGGCTCCAAGGGTGTTACAGAAGCCACACCAATTGCTTCACTTGTCCAACTGGCAGATTGGATCGCCACAATCGACGATCAAACTCGGACCAAGTATTTGGCTGATTCGGTCGCATGGCAAAATCTAGCTGATCCAAAGCTGACCGCAAAAAATGGGACAAAGCTGCAGCGATTGCCGGATGGCTCCATTCTTGCAAGTGGTCCCAACCCGAATGACGAAGTCATCGAAATCGAAGCAAGTCTCGACAAGGACATGGGGGCGTTGCGACTACAAGCCATTCCCCACGATGTCGAGACAAAAGTGGATGGAAAATGGCAAACCTGGTCTCGATCGGGAAAGGAAGCGATTGGCGATGTCGGTTTACACGATGTGGCTTGTGAATTGATAGACGCAGACGGCAATTCCACGCCACTGAAAATTCGACCTATCGCCAACAACCTGTTTGGCGAATGGGGTTTGAATGATCAGATCTCCGATGGCAAAGGAGAAACATTTGCCCATCTTTGGACACATCAAAATGAGTTGAATATCTATTTTGCCCTGGAAGAAGTCGTCGAACTAAGCGACGAACGTAATTTGCGTCTGGTCGTTCGAATTTCCACTGGAATGGGTCAGGGCAATAACTTTGGACGCCTGCGTATCCAAACGGGATCTCAAAAGCCAAACAGCGAACGACTATTAATTGTTGCGGCGAATCTTCTCAGGAAAGCTGTTGAGCTCCAGCCTGATAGTTATTGGGCTCGCATGTCATTGTTATCTACGCTGTTTAGCTTGGACCAACCAGATCTCGACGAATGTCGAATCCATTCTGCCGCCGCAGTCGCCCTCAGGCCGACCCGTCTCGGTAGTCAAGTGATGGCACTTGAAACAGCACTCGCAGAAATCGAACAGGCTGAACTTGGTGAGCTCATCTCTGTCTCGAGATTGATCGATAGATTCGCCATCCATTTTCCGAATAGCCCGCTTACGAAGTCTTCGATCGAAAGACGAAGACAACGCCTACTGAAATTGGCTGAAAAATCACCGGAGCAGTTTGCTGAACATGAAAACCTGACTTTTGAAGCGTTCAAAGACGATGCAAGGCTGCTCAACTGGATGGCGATGCGATTGGAGTCGCAGTTTCCTGATCTGGCCGACAAGTTCTACCAGCGGTCTGCCGAGTTGGATCCGCAACCATATATTTTTTACAACATTGGAATGTTGGAAGGCGTACGCCGGAACCGTTTTGCTGAAGCTGAAGTTTATTTTCGCCAAGCCCTTGAACTAGATCCGAATTTTACAGAAGGACTTACCTCTTTGGCTGAGGTGCTTAGGCGACAAAACAAAGCTGGTGAAGCACTTGGCTTTGCCAAAAAATCAGTTCACATCGATCCGAACCGTCCGTTTGCACAAAATACTCTTGCACGTGTATTGTCCGAGCATGGTGAGCAAAGAGCAGCGGCCAATGCATTCATTGCTTCGGATGCGTTGGAACCCGGAAATATCTTTAAACTTTCAACGATTTCACGCGAGTATGCTTGGATTCATGAATTGGGTCTAGCACGGCAATACTACAAAAAAGCACTTGAGTTCGCACCCAACAATACGACCTTTATTGCTTTGGCCGCGGAGATGACCGCCAGGCTGGGAAATCCGGAGACCGCAATCATTGAGCTCAGCAAAGCCATTGAACAGCACCCAAACGATGGCGTCCTGCTCGCTGCGCGCGGAAAGATTTTCACATGGCTTGGAAACAGAGTCCGTGCGGAAGAAGATATTACCAAGGGATATGAGCTGAGTCCGAACGAAAATTTCCCTCGCGACACACTCATTAAGTGGCGGATCACGACAGATACATTTGACAAATTATTTGTCGGAAACCGAGAGCAGAAGTTCCGCATGCCGAATCTCCCAAATCCACTTTATTGGCATCTTGCCTATCTGCAGAAAACGCCCGATACGTTGCTGAAAAAAACTGAAAACTGGATCACCGAGAATCTTTCAGCGCTTCCCCGGTTTGAGACGCTTCGATCGCAGTCTGTCAGGGGGGCTATCCACTATCGCCTTGGTGAAATCGAAGAATCGATTGCACTGCTGCAAGAGAGCATCGAACTTCGCGGCGAGGCGGCTGGCAAAGAGCGTTTCGTATTGCCGATGGCGCTTCAAGCGGCAGGTCGAAAAGAGGAAGCAACAGAAGCATTCGAATCGGCCGAAAAGTGGCGAAAGAAAGTCGTGCCATTCGATCCATCCTTCTCGGCCATTCGTGAGGAAGCAGCAAGCTGCCTTGAAATAAAAGTGGAGCCTATTTCGACCAGCGAGTAG
- a CDS encoding cell envelope integrity protein TolA, with protein sequence MYCRKLLVASVLLLGWACSYSDLQAASPVTLAVDAVDWAVHEKTGRVFATLKDQNKVFEYSPQAEQVREFPVGTNPTELIIKRNLLVVGCTKSPSLHLIDLDTNKTLGSVALQGNGPYALFCSQNDNSYVYAICNTGSAWWDGEVFQIDTQSLQIRNRVKVQRWGQSHPTHVAMSPDGHWIVPDARGKSSPSGADLMKVDEEKCTFTQVRDYHKSYGQVTAGPLNRYWTLGNLLYTLDLTKQVRSFRGSPAKIHPSFDLVASFKSDHLYLDRFSDASPIASIALDKSQQSKGTSLTIGFDLKNDLVFLGTSESANWIDLGDHSDVLQPLRMLRLPSSVTCLVDQPMQVDVTLSNSKSDSATNINIADGPETARFETGTIRWTPTADDVGVKSIRVEAKQADGKLIDAASIEVRVTLPTLELGCTAKSMELSPDGKHLIVWGPTAGQPNRHPLQPGPDELTVIDVENLVTVVNKTLPQGIRCATIDDQWVYLSPNSGNLFYRLSHELKASKRQFLKSTPKQLTKIAPERIAVIGEQLEVFQTDPLQLVKWPSPPGPFQRLQPPIALTSADTIQVGDRVIDFESGTLVRCLGSSLPSIAANSNQSFRLMQARNQGIKRWGRMIQGNALVNNAGSRISQWQTQRYTTLSEQLPAVVSIRAEQNKVDRTIETWLELSSLIDGTVVHSAMISAKPVQSGNPNFYGQQNRLIVQPDRIFILLDNELIVAKLAKSTTEKLIAPIHFSERQPTEISVGGNRKVQLGVGNPGNEGTFSLITEFEGIDIDPKNGELSIQTTTIWDNLVAKLATAPVRPTGPNNNDPLDASVNAAEYKRLTGKSLPAGQLAAQLPISAVVRDSEGQEDATQFSLIVLGPRKPLDDQRQQLVAQAAARKEEAQRQQALRMAEAQMAQAQSRAAKTETKPTDERLDQLETRLRRIEAALDSILKRLDKED encoded by the coding sequence ATGTATTGCCGGAAATTATTGGTTGCCAGCGTGCTGCTTCTCGGCTGGGCATGTAGCTATTCAGATCTGCAAGCCGCATCACCAGTGACACTTGCCGTTGACGCGGTTGACTGGGCCGTCCATGAAAAAACTGGCCGCGTGTTTGCAACCCTGAAGGATCAAAACAAAGTCTTTGAGTATTCACCACAGGCTGAACAAGTCCGTGAGTTTCCCGTCGGGACGAATCCAACCGAACTGATCATCAAGCGAAACCTGCTGGTCGTGGGATGCACCAAGTCGCCGTCTCTGCATCTAATCGACCTCGATACGAACAAAACACTCGGGTCAGTCGCTTTGCAAGGCAATGGACCGTACGCGTTGTTTTGTTCGCAAAATGATAATTCCTATGTCTATGCGATCTGCAACACCGGATCAGCGTGGTGGGACGGTGAGGTTTTCCAAATCGACACCCAGTCGCTACAGATCCGTAATCGCGTGAAAGTTCAACGCTGGGGACAATCGCACCCGACCCACGTCGCGATGAGTCCCGATGGACATTGGATCGTCCCCGACGCTCGTGGAAAATCGTCGCCCAGTGGTGCCGACTTAATGAAGGTCGACGAAGAAAAATGCACGTTCACACAGGTGCGTGACTATCACAAGAGCTATGGCCAAGTCACTGCCGGCCCGTTGAACCGCTACTGGACCCTGGGCAACCTACTTTACACACTCGACCTGACCAAGCAGGTACGCTCCTTTCGCGGCAGCCCAGCCAAGATTCACCCGTCGTTCGACCTTGTCGCTTCGTTCAAAAGCGACCATCTTTATCTCGATCGTTTCAGCGATGCGTCCCCAATCGCATCGATTGCGCTCGACAAATCGCAACAGAGTAAAGGAACTTCGTTAACCATCGGCTTTGACCTGAAGAATGATTTGGTTTTTCTCGGTACAAGTGAATCGGCAAACTGGATCGATCTTGGCGACCACTCTGATGTGCTGCAGCCATTGCGAATGCTTCGCCTCCCAAGCAGCGTGACTTGCTTGGTCGATCAACCGATGCAGGTCGATGTCACGCTGTCCAATTCGAAATCCGATTCGGCAACTAATATCAACATTGCCGATGGCCCTGAAACGGCAAGATTCGAGACTGGAACGATACGCTGGACTCCAACGGCCGACGATGTCGGTGTCAAATCGATTCGTGTCGAGGCCAAGCAAGCCGATGGCAAACTGATTGATGCGGCCAGCATTGAAGTTCGCGTGACGCTACCGACGCTTGAGCTTGGGTGTACGGCAAAATCAATGGAATTGTCGCCAGACGGAAAGCACTTGATTGTGTGGGGACCGACTGCGGGTCAGCCCAACCGCCATCCATTGCAACCTGGGCCTGACGAACTAACCGTCATCGATGTGGAAAACCTCGTCACGGTTGTCAATAAAACGCTTCCTCAAGGCATTCGCTGTGCAACGATCGATGATCAATGGGTTTACCTTTCGCCCAACTCTGGAAATCTGTTTTATCGGCTAAGTCATGAACTGAAGGCTAGCAAACGACAGTTTCTAAAGTCGACGCCCAAGCAATTGACCAAGATCGCTCCCGAGCGGATCGCAGTCATAGGCGAACAGCTTGAGGTGTTCCAAACAGATCCGCTGCAACTAGTGAAGTGGCCTTCACCCCCTGGCCCATTCCAGCGCCTTCAACCACCGATTGCCTTGACTAGCGCTGACACGATCCAAGTTGGTGATCGTGTGATTGACTTCGAATCTGGGACGCTTGTCCGATGCCTGGGAAGCTCGCTACCGAGTATCGCCGCAAACTCCAATCAATCATTTAGACTCATGCAAGCTCGAAACCAGGGCATCAAACGGTGGGGGCGAATGATTCAGGGCAATGCGTTGGTGAACAACGCTGGCAGCCGAATCTCACAGTGGCAAACTCAGCGATACACCACATTGTCAGAACAGCTTCCAGCTGTCGTCTCCATCCGAGCGGAACAAAACAAAGTCGATCGAACCATCGAGACCTGGCTTGAACTGAGCAGCTTGATTGATGGGACGGTCGTCCATTCCGCGATGATTTCCGCGAAGCCAGTTCAATCGGGCAACCCAAATTTCTACGGACAGCAAAACCGTTTGATAGTCCAACCCGATCGCATCTTCATATTGCTGGACAACGAACTGATTGTTGCGAAGCTAGCGAAGTCCACCACCGAAAAGCTGATTGCACCGATCCACTTTAGCGAACGCCAACCGACCGAAATTTCCGTCGGTGGCAATCGAAAGGTTCAACTTGGAGTCGGCAACCCCGGCAACGAGGGAACCTTTAGCCTGATTACCGAATTCGAAGGCATCGACATCGATCCCAAGAACGGTGAGCTATCAATTCAAACCACCACGATCTGGGACAACCTCGTTGCGAAGCTCGCCACCGCCCCGGTGAGGCCGACAGGTCCCAACAACAACGATCCGCTCGATGCATCCGTAAATGCCGCTGAATACAAGCGTTTGACAGGGAAATCGTTGCCAGCGGGACAGCTCGCAGCTCAGCTGCCCATTTCCGCTGTCGTCAGAGATTCCGAAGGACAGGAAGATGCGACGCAGTTTTCATTGATCGTCCTTGGACCTCGCAAACCGCTCGATGATCAACGACAGCAGCTAGTTGCTCAAGCCGCTGCGCGTAAAGAAGAAGCACAGCGACAACAAGCTCTGCGAATGGCAGAAGCTCAAATGGCACAAGCTCAATCGCGAGCTGCAAAAACGGAGACAAAGCCAACGGACGAACGTCTCGATCAGCTCGAAACTCGCCTTCGCCGAATTGAAGCCGCTCTCGATTCGATCCTAAAGCGACTAGACAAAGAAGACTAG